Genomic DNA from Modestobacter versicolor:
GGTCAGGTCGTCGAGGCTGGCGCCCTCGTAGCCGTGCGCCCAGAAGACCCGCACCGCCCGGTCGAGCGCCTCGTCGACGTCGAACGCCCGCGGTCTGCCGATGGGCGCCGTCCGCCTGGTCTCCACGAATCCCAGGCTACGCCTTCGGTATCGATCGGTACACAAGTGCTACGTTCGTTCGGTACCGATCGATACCGAATGAGGCGGAGGACGTGCCGTGGGCAGAGTCGTACTGATCACCGGAGGCACCTCGGGCATCGGCCTGGCGCTCGCCGAGGCCTTCGAGGCGGACGGGGCCGAGGTGGTCGTCTGCGGGCGGTCGCAGGCCGCCCTCGACCGCTTCGCCCAGGCGCACCCCCGGGCGCTCGCCGTCCGGGCCGACGTGACCGCGCCGGACGCGAGAGCAGCCCTGCTCGACGCGGTCTCCGAGCGGTTCGGCCGGCTCGACGTGCTGGTCAACAACGCCGGCACGTTCGTCGAGCGGGACTTCACCGGGGACGACGCCGCCACCGGGGAGCTGGACGCCGAGGTCGACCTCAACCTCACCGCGCCCATCCACCTGACCGGCGAGGTGCTGCAGCGCTGGCCGGCCCTGGGTGCGGTCGTGTTCGTGACCTCGGGGTTCGCCCTGGTGTCGCCCACCAGGGCCCCGACCTACGGCGCCGTCAAGGCCGGGTTGCACGGTTTCGCCGACGGCCTGCGCCGGCAGCTCGCCCCCCGGGGCACCCACGTTCTCGAGGTCCTCCCGCCGACCACGGACACCCCGATGAACACCGGCACCACCGGGCCGAAGCTGTCCCCGGCCGAGGTCGCGGCGGTCACGCTGCGCGCGCTCCGGGGCCGCCGGCCGATGGCCCTGCCGGGCCAGACGCGGCTGATGCCGACCATGCTGCGGATCGCCCCGCAGTCCCTCGGCCGGATGGTCTCCCGGCTCTGACTCCCGGCGGCGTGGTCGTCGACCGACGCCCGGTGGGGCGGGACCGATGAGTTCTCCGCGCCGTGCGGGTCTGCCCCCTCGACACCGACCCACCGGAGGATGACCCCGTGCGGAGACTGACGTTCGGCATGAGCACGTCCCTGGACGGCTACGTCGCGGCGCCGGGGGACGACCTCAGCTGGGGCGTGCCGAGCGACGAGCTGTTCCAGTGGTGGTCCGACCGGGTGGGGGCGACCGGCCTGGCGCTGTACGGGCGCCGGCTGTGGGAGGGGATGAACGCGCACTGGCCGACCGCCGACCAGCAGCCCGGCGCCACCCCCGCGGTGGTCGAGTACGCCCGCCGCTGGCGGGACGTGCCGAAGGTGGTGTTCTCCGCGACGCTCCGCGCGGTCGACGGGAACGCCCGCCTGGTCACCGGGGACGCGGTCACCGAGATGACCCGGCTCAAGGCCGAGGACGGCGGTCCGATGGACGTCGGCGGCGCCACCCTCGCCGCAGCGGCGGTGCGGGCCGGGCTGGTCGACGAGTACGCGGTCGTCACCCACCCGGTCCTGGTCGGCGGCGGCACGCCGTTCTTCCCGGCCCTGGACAGCCGGGTGGCCCTGACCCTGGTGGAGACCCGGACGTTCCCCGGCGGCGTGGTGCTGACCAGGTACCAGGTCAGGCGCTGAGCGCCCGGCGCGCTCAGGCCACCCCGCAGGTGCGCAGCGCCAGCAGGGCCAGGCTGCGGGCCGACAGCAGCAGGTCCTCGACCGGCACCTGCTCGCCCGGACCGTGCGCCAGCCGCAGGTCGCCCGGGCCGTGGTGCAGCGCGGGGATGCCGGCCGCCGCGTAGAGCCGCAGGTCGGTACCGGCGGTGAGCGCCCGCTCCGGTGGCCGGGCGCCGCCGGCGTCGGTGACCGCCTGCTGGACGGCCGGGAGCAGCGGCGAGCCGGCCGGCAGCCGTCCGCTGGCGTACGTGCCCCCGACCCACTCGACCTGCGCCGGGTGGTCGGCCAGCCAGGGGTGGGCCGCGCACGCCGCGGCCACGCAGCCCTCGAAGGCCGCCCGGGCCGCGTCCACCGGCTCGCCCAGCCGCACGCCGAACCGCCCCTCGGCGACCAGCCGGTCGGGCACGGTGCTCGCCCAGTCGCCGGCTCGCAGCCGGCCGATCGAGAGCCCGTAGGGGAACGGGTGGTCGCCGAACCGCGACCGGTCGGTGGGCTGGCGACCGGCCTCCAGCGACCGGATCGCCGCGTGCACGTGCTCGAAGAGCTCGACGGTGCTGACGCCGAGGTGCCGGTTCGCGGCGTGCGCGGCCAGCCCGGTGAGGGTGAGCCGGAAGGTGAGCGCGCCGGCGTGCGCGGTCATCACGGCCCCCGCGGTCGGCTCCGGGATGACGCAGGCGTCACCGCGGTGCCCGCGCCGCAGGGTGGCCCACGCGCCGAGCCCGCCGTCCTCCTCGCCCAGGACGCTGTGCACGGCCAGTGGCCGGGCCAGCCGGACGCCTGCCGTCCGCAGGGCCTGCACGGCGGCGAGCGCGGCGACCAGGCCGCCCTTCATGTCGCAGGTGCCGCGGCCGTGCACGGCACCCTCGTCGACCCGGGGCGTGAACGGGTCCCCGGGCCACAGCGCCGGGTCACCGGCCGGGACGACGTCGGTGTGCCCGCAGAGCACCAGCGCCGGCTGCCCGTCGTCCCGCCCGGGCAGGGTGCCCACGACGCCCCACGCCTCGCTCCGCTCCACCTCCTGGCCGGGCGCGTCCGGAGCGGCCGCGGCCTCGGCGAGGTCGATGGCCCAGCGGTCGACGTCGGTGCCGAGCTCGTCCAGCCAGCCGGCCACCAGGTGCTGCGCCTCGCACTCGGCGGCCGTACCGCCGAGCGAGGGGACCGCGACCAGCGTGACCAGCCGGTCGACCAGCCACGGCGCGTCGACGGCGTCGAGGACCGCAGCCTCGAGGGTGGAGAGCCCGGTGCCGGGGAGGGCAGGTGAGGAGGTCATGACCGGACGGTGCGACGAGATCCCGCAGTGGCGCAACTGCGCGGGTCCGCGCCATGCTCAGGCACAATGACGTTGTGCCGAACACCGCTCTGGACGCTCTTGATTGCGCGATCGTCGATGTGCTGCAGCGACAGGGGGACGTCCCCAACGTCGAGCTGGCCCGTGCCGTGGGGCTCTCCCCGGCGGCGACGTTGCGGCGGGTGGCCCGGCTGCGCGCCGACGGGGTGATCACCGGGGTGCACGCCCGGGTCGACCCCGAGCGGGTGGGTGCCGGGCTGCAGGCGTTCGTGCTGGTGGTGCTCGACGAGCACGACGAGGGCAGTGCTGAGCGCTTCGCCCGGGCCGTGGGGGAGATGCCGCAGGTGCTGCGTGCCGACGCGGTCAGCGGTGCCGACGACGTGCTCCTGCACGTGGCCGCAGCCGGGACCGCTGACCTGCAGGACGTGCTCCGGGCCCTCCCGCGGATCGGGGCGCGCCGGGCGACGACCATGCTGCGGCTGGGGCCGGTGAAGGAGCAGAGCCCCACCCCGCTCGGCCCCGCTCCCGCGTCCGGCGTGGCGCAACGCTCCGCGAGGTCGACGGGAACGCCCGCTCGGTCGCCGGGGACGCGGTCGCCGAGATGAGCCGGCTCGCGGCCGAGGACGGCGCTCCGGTGGACGTCGGCCGCGGCACTGAGCGGTGACCGGAGAGCGGTGCACGAAGCGCCGCTACCGCGACGAGGCGGTCGCGCAGCTGGCCCTCGCCCGCATCCAGACCG
This window encodes:
- a CDS encoding SDR family NAD(P)-dependent oxidoreductase → MGRVVLITGGTSGIGLALAEAFEADGAEVVVCGRSQAALDRFAQAHPRALAVRADVTAPDARAALLDAVSERFGRLDVLVNNAGTFVERDFTGDDAATGELDAEVDLNLTAPIHLTGEVLQRWPALGAVVFVTSGFALVSPTRAPTYGAVKAGLHGFADGLRRQLAPRGTHVLEVLPPTTDTPMNTGTTGPKLSPAEVAAVTLRALRGRRPMALPGQTRLMPTMLRIAPQSLGRMVSRL
- a CDS encoding dihydrofolate reductase family protein; the encoded protein is MSTSLDGYVAAPGDDLSWGVPSDELFQWWSDRVGATGLALYGRRLWEGMNAHWPTADQQPGATPAVVEYARRWRDVPKVVFSATLRAVDGNARLVTGDAVTEMTRLKAEDGGPMDVGGATLAAAAVRAGLVDEYAVVTHPVLVGGGTPFFPALDSRVALTLVETRTFPGGVVLTRYQVRR
- a CDS encoding ArgE/DapE family deacylase → MTSSPALPGTGLSTLEAAVLDAVDAPWLVDRLVTLVAVPSLGGTAAECEAQHLVAGWLDELGTDVDRWAIDLAEAAAAPDAPGQEVERSEAWGVVGTLPGRDDGQPALVLCGHTDVVPAGDPALWPGDPFTPRVDEGAVHGRGTCDMKGGLVAALAAVQALRTAGVRLARPLAVHSVLGEEDGGLGAWATLRRGHRGDACVIPEPTAGAVMTAHAGALTFRLTLTGLAAHAANRHLGVSTVELFEHVHAAIRSLEAGRQPTDRSRFGDHPFPYGLSIGRLRAGDWASTVPDRLVAEGRFGVRLGEPVDAARAAFEGCVAAACAAHPWLADHPAQVEWVGGTYASGRLPAGSPLLPAVQQAVTDAGGARPPERALTAGTDLRLYAAAGIPALHHGPGDLRLAHGPGEQVPVEDLLLSARSLALLALRTCGVA
- a CDS encoding Lrp/AsnC family transcriptional regulator; the protein is MPNTALDALDCAIVDVLQRQGDVPNVELARAVGLSPAATLRRVARLRADGVITGVHARVDPERVGAGLQAFVLVVLDEHDEGSAERFARAVGEMPQVLRADAVSGADDVLLHVAAAGTADLQDVLRALPRIGARRATTMLRLGPVKEQSPTPLGPAPASGVAQRSARSTGTPARSPGTRSPR